A portion of the Parasteatoda tepidariorum isolate YZ-2023 chromosome 5, CAS_Ptep_4.0, whole genome shotgun sequence genome contains these proteins:
- the LOC107446836 gene encoding peroxisome biogenesis factor 2, producing MSKFARRVDQLDAICLDEELSNLLNTHYRQAFKYLPNSFTTRLGPEFDILFRFCFKYLPLRYLGGTFGQNLFQLQYRNTNNNNPATNNELRILAFFSICVPWLWERLVRKSLLSLPNTEFGMSIVDASYNFENNFNIVYKMLTLLNFSIFLQKSYYPSVLERLLRLRPLYTAPQDIRRVMDDNVHREMLWYGLAEFLGFIMPLINIHKIKGHFKRTFLSRSSNHVYRRLHMQLNECMICGDIPNFPHTIGCSHVFCYYCIASIVMADPSYLCFDCDVKANGLDSITPLSANESFK from the coding sequence ATGTCAAAGTTTGCCCGTCGGGTTGATCAGCTGGATGCAATTTGTCTCGATGAAGAActatctaatttattaaatactcaTTACCGTCaggcttttaaatatttaccgaATTCTTTCACAACTCGATTAGGTCCTGAATTTGATATACTTTTcagattttgtttcaaatacctTCCACTAAGATATCTCGGAGGTACATTTGGCCAAAATCTTTTTCAACTTCAATATCGTAACACTAACAACAATAATCCAGCTACAAATAACGAACTTCGAATATTGgcattttttagtatttgtgTTCCATGGCTTTGGGAAAGATTAGTACGAAAATCGCTACTTTCTTTGCCAAACACAGAATTTGGCATGTCAATCGTAGAtgcttcttataattttgaaaataactttaacatcgtttataaaatgttaactcTTTTAAACTTCAGTATATTCCTTCAAAAATCTTATTATCCTTCTGTATTAGAGCGATTGCTGCGCTTACGTCCTCTTTATACTGCTCCTCAAGATATTCGCCGTGTCATGGACGATAATGTGCATCGAGAGATGTTATGGTATGGTTTGGCAGAGTTTCTCGGATTCATTATGCCTTTAATTaacattcacaaaataaaagGTCATTTTAAACGTACGTTTTTGTCAAGATCTTCGAATCATGTATACAGAAGACTTCATATGCAGCTAAATGAATGTATGATATGTGGAGATATTCCAAATTTTCCACATACCATAGGTTGCTCCCATGTTTTTTGTTACTACTGTATTGCTAGTATTGTAATGGCAGATCCTTCATACTTATGTTTTGATTGTGATGTAAAAGCTAATGGTTTGGATAGTATTACTCCACTATCTGCTaatgaatcatttaaataa